The following nucleotide sequence is from Juglans microcarpa x Juglans regia isolate MS1-56 chromosome 6D, Jm3101_v1.0, whole genome shotgun sequence.
CATGTCATAAAtcacataataattttaatactcTCAACCACACAGAATAGATCATTTGCAATACACAGATTTCACCCACGAGCCCTTCCTTTgcatcttttcttcttcccttttctgTTGATCATAGACCCACCATCCATTTGCACAGATTTCACCTTCTCGAACTACAAtcgaaaattaataaaaatcccTTCACTCATGAGCTACCTGAATTGCGAAACCCCTTTCTCCTGCAAAACCCTTTCCCCAGTATTTTAAACACTGACTTTCGTCTAACAGTTAGGGGACTtaaacaaatttcataaaaaaacacTAGCCGAAGTACTCAAATACTGACTTTTGTATTTATATACGCAATGTAAACAAGCCATAAGTATTCAAAGACCAAAGAGAACATTTATGTATAGATATTAGAAATTGAAGCAAATGCAGAGGCAAAGAAACGTTCTGGATTGAAAGCAAACTCAAGAAACTCAGAAATTGAGTTTCTACAAGGGATGGCCCCGCATGCAAGAATCGCTCACATCGTTCGCCTCTTTCGTATGGTTTCTGGACCTTTTCAATCGAAATagctttcttcttccttctttcacAATTTCTCTCAGTATGATCAAAATTCCATGGACGCATATAGTTTCTAGACCCTTCCAATTGGTATTGCAATACCCTTAAACTCTTTCAAACCAGTCGAGCTTCGTCGCGGCTCGGTGGCAAGGTCTGTCAACCCCGTGTTTTTTGCACTTTCGTTATGATGGTTGCTTTGATGGAAGGGAGCGAGGGCACATGAGGGGAGGGCTGTGATGAGTTGTTGATCAGGTGTAGATAAATGCACagtttgtaaaataaaaaaattgctatTATTGGAGGGCTTTTGATTGAATAAAAACAGCCGAACTCGTTTGAATGATTTCTCAAAAAAGTTGGGCCGAACTCTGAGTCCAGTTTTCCAAACCCCTCTATGGATATCCAAACCGGTCATGACAGCCGCTGTCCACTCTGATTCTCCGAACCTCCGTTGGAACCCACCTTGAAACCACACCACCGCCCACTCACTACGCTCAATCTCAGAAGGTTAGTCAATCTCAATCATCCCTATTTTCCCAATTATTGTTCCTTtcgcttttcttttttgtaattcaACATTAAAATAAAGACAGCCGTCTACCTATGGTTGTGTTTCTCAAAGTTCGAAGCTTCTTCTGCACAATACAATCCAAAGGATTGCAAACCCTAAACCCCTTTATTTCATTGAGTGTATTTTTTCACTCGGACTGCTCTACTCATTCGGAATCATCGGGCTCTTCAGGACCAAAAACTGCCCAAAACAATGTGGCAATCTTCTGGGATCTGGACAATAAACCACCGAACTCGTTCCCACCATATGAAGCCGCTGCCAAGCTAAAGGCGGCGGCGTCTTCTTTTGGGGTTGTTAGATACATGGTGGCGTATGCAAATCGCCACGCGTTTGCCTATGTCCCGCAAGTTGTTAGGGAGCATAggaaagagaggaggaagaagtcGAACCCGTTGAAGAATAGGGGGCTGACTAAGGCAGTTGAGCCGCATCTCTGTCGAGTTTGTGGGAGAAAATTTTACACGAACGAGAAGCTTGTGAATCATTTTAAGCAAATACATGAGCCGGAGCATATAAAGAGGCTGAATCAGATAGAGTCAGCGAGGGGGGCGAGGAGAGTGAAGTTGGTGGCCAAGTATTCCATGAAAATGGAGAAGTATAAGAATGCTT
It contains:
- the LOC121234404 gene encoding uncharacterized protein LOC121234404, which codes for MVVFLKVRSFFCTIQSKGLQTLNPFISLSVFFHSDCSTHSESSGSSGPKTAQNNVAIFWDLDNKPPNSFPPYEAAAKLKAAASSFGVVRYMVAYANRHAFAYVPQVVREHRKERRKKSNPLKNRGLTKAVEPHLCRVCGRKFYTNEKLVNHFKQIHEPEHIKRLNQIESARGARRVKLVAKYSMKMEKYKNASRGILNPNVGYSLADELKRAGFWVRTVPDNPQEADATLKNHMVDMMDRRRVECMLLVSDDLDFVDVLKEAKLRCLRTVVVGDTNDGALKRVADVGFSWMEVLMGKAKKEAGSVLGKWKDRDVLKRLEWTYNPEVEKKVYDFEDHVEDIEDKAFEGIVRGRVDDNNIQEDNSAWWELDSGDEVVSSQSLKRLE